From the Deltaproteobacteria bacterium genome, the window TGGAATCCAACTTCGACGAGATCTGGGTTGAGGGGGAGGTTTCCAATCTCCGTGTACCCCCCTCCGGGCACTTCTATTTCACCCTGAAAGACGAATCGAGCCAGATCCAGACGGTGATCTTCAGGTCTCAGGCGAGGAGCCTCCATTTTGAACCGGAGGATGGTCTCAGAGTCATTTGTCGGGGAAGGGTGAGCGTCTATGCCCAGAGGGGACAATACCAACTGATCGCGGATTTGATAGAGATCCGGGGTGTGGGAGCCCTCCAACTTGCCTTTGAGAAGCTGAAGCGCCGCCTTGAGGCAGAGGGCCTCTTCGACCGTGCCAGGAAGAAGCCTCTTCCCTTCCTCCCAAACAAGATCGGGATTGTCACATCGCCGACAGGAGCGGTGATTCGGGACATGCTCACTGTGTTGAAGCGGCGATGGGAGAACGTGAGTGTCCTGATCTACCCCGTGAGAGTCCAGGGAGATGGGGCCTCCGAGGAGATAGCCAGAGGCATCGGATACCTCGACGAGCGCACAGATGTGGACGTGATCGTCGTGGCCCGGGGTGGAGGGTCTCTGGAGGACCTCTCGGCCTTTAATGAGGAGATCGTCGCCAGGGCGGTCCAAAAGGCGGAAAAGCCGGTCCTGTCGGCCGTGGGACACGAGGTGGATTTCACCATCTGTGACTTTGTAGCCGACCTCAGGGCGCCGACCCCCTCGGCTGCGGCGGAGCTGGTGGTAAGAAACAAGGCCGAGCTTGTCTTTCGTATACAGAATCTGCGTGAGAGGCTCATCAGAGGGGTGGAAAAGGTTTTGAGAAGAAGGCGTGATGAGTGGACCAGGATGCAGAGGCGGCTGAAAGACCCCAGGAGAAGGCTTGCAGAACTGCGGTTGAGGGCGGATGACAGGGTGGGCAGGCTTGCGGGCCTCATGGGGAGGATGCTGGATGAAAGACGGCTGCGCCTCGAGAGCCTTGTGAAAAACCTGCTGTACCGATCTCCGCGGCAGAAGGTGGACCGTCTCCGCGACTCCTTGCGCCAGAGGGCAGAGCGGCTGGACAGCGCTGCCACCGATTTCCTGAGCAAGAAGAGACGGGTTTTGGAGAGGTCTATGGACCGGTTGGAAGCGATGAGTCCTCTGAGAATCCTGAGGCGGGGCTACAGTATTGTCCGGAGGATCCCTTCCATGGAGATCGTCAGGGACTCGAGGGCCGTCAGGCGGGGTGAGGGGGTCGATGTCAGGCTCCATCAGGGACGGCTGATATGCCGCGTGGAGGAGACAAAGGGGGAGTCTGGCCGACGAAGTCCGGTGGTCCTGCGGCTTGACGGTGCGGGGGAATAGGGTATAATACGGAACGTTTGGGGTCGTAAGGGGGAGAAAAAGCATCCTATGGCGGGAGAAAAGTTCGAAAAGGCGCTCGATCGTCTGGAAGGCATCGTTTCCAGGCTTGAGAGCGGAGATTTGGACCTGGAAGAATCGCTCAAGCTGTTTGAGGAGGGCATACGTCTCTCCCATTTCTGCAGTGAGAAGCTCGATGAGGCCGAACGGAGGGTCGAGATCCTCCTCAGGAACAGGGAGGGCGTCCTCGAACCTCAGCCCTTTGAACTAGAGCAGGGGCCGGAGGGGCAAGGGGAAGACCTCTGAGTCAGGGGTTTCTTTGGACATCCACATTTATCTCCAAGAGAGAAAGAAACGCGTAGACGCGGCCTTGGCCAGGATGCTTCCCCGGGAGATGGATTATCCTCCTTCCCTGTGCAAGGCCATCAGGTACAGTGTTCTGGAAGGAGGAAAGCGGATCAGGCCTATTCTGGCAATGGCGGCTTTCGATGCCAGTGGGGGGCGCGGGGATTCGATTCTCCCATTTGCGTGTGCACTGGAGTTTATTCATGCCTATTCCCTGGTCCATGACGATCTGCCGGCCATGGACAATGACGATCTCCGCAGGGGAAAACCTACCGTACACCGGGTATTTGGTGAGGCTGTGGCCATCCTGGTGGGTGATGCCCTCTTGACCGAGGCCTTCAGAACCATGAGTCAGGGTGCCCTCGACCATGGTGTGGACGCCGAGGTGGCAATAGGGATCATCAACGAAGTTTCGCTGGGAGCCGGTTTCAGCGGGCTCGTGGGCGGCCAGGTTGTGGACATAGAGTCAGAGGGACGGGATGTGGATCTGCCGACCCTTGAGTACATCCATTCTCACAAGACCGGGGCACTCATTGTGACGTCTCTGAGAACAGGGGCGAGGCTGGCAGGGGCCGCGCCTGAAGAACTGAGGGCAATCACCCTTTATGGTGAAAAGCTCGGTCTGGCCTTCCAGATTATTGATGACGTTCTCAACGTGGTCGGGGACTCGGAAAGGCTTGGGAAAAAGGTGGGGACCGATGCCGCGAGAAAGAAGGCGACCTATCCGGGGCTTCTGGGGACGGAGGAGTCCAGACGTCTAGCCAATGAAATCATCGGAGAAGGGATCGCCCATCTGGCCCTTTTCCAGGATCGGGCAGAGCCTCTCAAAGAGATCGCTCGCTACCTGGCCAGTCGGATATCCTAGGCCGGGGCAGCCAGTGGTGGAGGACAAGAAGGAAATGCCGTCGTATCTTTCGAGATTACTCGATCAGGTCGGTGGACCCAATGACCTTAAAGGCCTCGAGCCGAAGGATCTCCCGGAACTGGCAAGGGAGATCCGCGAGGAGATCCTTTCCGTGGTCTCCAGGTGCGGGGGGCATCTCGCTTCCAACCTCGGCGTGGTTGAGTTGACCATTGCCCTGCACCGGGTCTTCGACCTCGAAAGAGACAGGCTGGTTTGGGACGTGGGACACCAGTGTTACGCACACAAGCTCCTGACGGGAAGGCTTGAGGAGTTTCAGACTCTCCGCCAGTGGGGAGGGTTGAGTGGTTTTCCCAAGAGAGAGGAGAGCCCCTTCGACGTTTTCGGTACGGGCCATGCCGGAACATCGATCTCCTCGGCCCTGGGTATTGCCGAGGCGAAATCCATGAAGGGTGAGAAGGCCAAGGTCATAGCCGTAATAGGGGACGGGTCGATGACGGCCGGCCTCGCCTTTGAGGGGCTGAACCAGGCTGGTATGCTTGACCGGGACCTTATTGTGGTCCTGAACGACAACGAGATGTCCATATCCCCTAACGTGGGTGCCCTCGCCTCGTATCTGAGCCGTGTAATGACCGGCCAGCTCGCCAACCGGTTTCGCAACGAGATGAAGTCCTTTCTCCAGACCCTGCCGGGGCTTGGCCAGTCTTTCTACCGATGGGCCAAGCATGCGGAGGAGTTCTTCAAGGGCTTTCTCACCCCAGGGGTTCTCTTTGAGGAACTGGGCTTCAAATACGTGGGACCGATCGAGGGGCACCGCCTGGACCATCTCATCGAAACCTTCGAGAACGTGGCAGAGATGGACGGGCCTATTCTCGTTCATGTGATCACCAAGAAGGGAAAGGGTTACGGTCCTGCCGAGAGCGACCCGGCCCATTTCCACGGGGTGGGAGCCTTCGATTTGAGGAGCGGAAGGCCCCTTCAACAGTTGAGCCGTGGAAGAGCGAAGACCTACACCGAGGTCTTCGGGAGAACCCTGTGTCGGATGGCGAGGAGAGACGATAGAGTCGTTGCGATTACGGCTGCCATGCCCGGCGGAACAGGGCTTGAAGGGTTCTCAAAGAAATTTCCGAACCGCTTCTATGACATAGGTATTGCCGAACAACACGCGGTGACCTTTGCAGCCGGTCTTGCAGTGGAGGGTTTCAAACCCTTTGTGGCCATCTATTCGACCTTTCTGCAAAGGGCCTATGATGAGATCGTTCATGACGTCTGCCTCCAGAATCTCCCCGTTGCCTTTGCTCTGGACCGGGCGGGCATAGTGGGGGAGGACGGCCCCACTCACCATGGTGTCTTCGACTTCTGCTACCTCCGGCATATCCCCAACATGGTGGTGATGGTGCCAAAAGACGAGAATGAGTTACAGCACGTGATGGAGACGGCCAGAGTGGCGCAGTCGCCTTTGGCCTTCAGATACCCTCGAGGGCGGGGATACGGAGTCCCCCTGGACCGCCAGTGGAGGCCCATAGAGATAGGAAAAGGGGAGTTGCTGAGGCACGGAGACCATGTGGCCATCCTTGCCATTGGGTCTACGGTCCTTCCGAGTCTTGAAGCCGCCGAAGAACTCGCCAGGCATGGGATTCAGGCTGCGGTCGTGAACGGGAGATTTGTGAAACCCCTGGACACGGAACTGATCTGCAGGTTGAGCGAGGAGACGGGGAGAGTTCTCACCGTGGAGGAGAATGCTCTGGAGGGGGGGTTCGGAAGTGCCGTCTTGGAACTCCTGCAGGCAAGGGGACTCGATGCCGTGAAGGTAAGGCGCCTCGGTATTCCAGATGTCTTTGTGGAACACGGGCCACCGGAACGCTTGAGGAGGATCTACGGGATCGACAAGGCGGGAATCTTCAATGCGGTGGACGAGTGGATGAGTGAAGAGGGACGACCAGAGAGGAAGGCCGTTGTTTTCGATCTGAAGAAGATCTCCGTATGAGGCCGAAGGAGCGGTTGGACAGGCTTCTGGTGGAACGCGGCCTGGCTTCGAGCAGGCAGCAGGCCAGGGCGCTTATCATGGCTGGAAAGGTGGTGGCAGGCGGAAACCCTGTTGAAAAGCCGGGCACACTCGTCAGACCCGATATCTCCCTCGGCCTCAAGGGAAGGGGTTGTCCCTTTGTAAGCCGGGGAGGGCTGAAATTGGAAGCGGCCTTGAAGGCCTTCGAAATCGACCCCAGGGGTAAGAGGGCGATGGATGTGGGGGCTTCAACAGGGGGTTTCACCGACTGCCTGCTCCAGAAAGGGGCTGCCAGGGTCTTTGCCGTCGATGTCGGATACGGCCAGCTCGCCTGGAGGCTTCAGCAGGACCCCCGGGTCGTCAATCTGGAAAGGACGAATATCAGATACCTCGACTTCCAGGAGGTCGGCGAGCCTTTAGACCTCATCGTGGTGGATACATCATTTATCTCGGTAGAGAAGTTTCTCTCTCGCCTCAGGGGGATGGTGAAGAGAGGAGGCGACCTGGTGGTCCTCGTGAAGCCGCAGTTTGAGGTGGGAAGAGGAGAAGTGGAAAAGGGAGGGATCATCAGGGACCGGACCAAGCAGATGAGAGTCGTCGAAAGGGTACGGCGGGCAGGCGAGGAGTTGGGACTGGTGGCACGGGGGGTCATCGAATCGCCCATCAAGGGGGCAAAGGGGAACAGGGAGTTTTTTGTCCATTTTGTGAGAAGCCGGTAGGCGTCTCTGTTGTGTCCCCCGGGGTGGGGATGGAAATCACTAGGTCGACCCGGAGTCGGTCCAGGAAGACGGGAGGGATTGGCCAGGGATGGGTCAGCCGAGGTCACCCAAACCGGTCAAGCTGGTGATGAGCGTCATTACGGCTCGCGAGGATCTGGTGGAGGGGATCCTGGCGGATCTGAAGGGCACCTACGGGGAGACGGATTTTGTAGGGCCGTGGATGGTCTTTGACTTTACGGATTACTACAGACCGGAGATGGGGCCTGACCTAAAGCGGAGGATTCTGGCATTTGAAAGACTGATCGCCCCTGAAACCCTCCCTTCCGTGAAACACCGGACCAACCGGATCGAGGAGGACTACGCAAACCGGGGAAGGAGGCGGGTCAATATCGATCCCGGCTATCTTTCTGGAGAGCATGTGATTCTCGCAACGACCAAGGCGTATGCTCACCGGCCCTACCTGAGGGATGGGATCTATGCCGACCTGACCCTGATATACCACGGAAAGAGCTATCGCTCCCTTGACTGGACCTATCCCGACTACAGGCAGCCTGAAACGATACGGATATTCAACGCCATTCGAAGGACATATCTTTCCCAACTGAGTGGTCGGCCTGAGGCGGGCACTCGGCGGGGATCTGGTGGATGCGGAACGAGTGGTCCGGACCATCTGGAGGAATCCACCCCGGTCTGAATCAGAGGACTTTTCAGGGGACCAAGGAGAGCGGTCTTGGAGAGCATGACAGGATATGGGAGTGCAGAAGGGATAAGCCAATTAGGCTCGGTTTCAGTGGAAATTCGGTCTGTTAACTATAGGTTCTGTGATATTACTTTAAGGTTGCCCAAGAAGCTGAATGCCTTTGAGGGCCGTATAAGAGAGTTGATCAAATCGCGGTTTTCCCGCGGGCGATTCGATATGTCTCTCAGGCTCGATTCTGACCAATCGGTGGGATACCGCCTTGAACCGGACCTGGAAATGGCCCGCCAGTATCTCGCTGCCCTTAGAACGATAAAGGCCGAACTGAGGCTGAGGGGTGAGATAGGCATGGATATGATCTCCCGGGCCAGGGAGATCATCGTTCCTGTGGAAGAGGGGCAGGTGGCCGAAGCTTACTGGGAGGAGATCAAGGCGATCATCGCCCGGTGTCTTGACGACTTGAAAGCCATGCGGAGGCGAGAGGGGGAAGAGCTCACGACGGACCTGCGGAACAGACTTCGATCCATTTGTGGTCTTCTCGAGGAGATCAAGGCGAGGGCGCCCGTAGTTGTGGAGCATTACCGGCAGAGGTTGGGCCAGCAGCTCCAGAACATGTTAAAGGGGACGGATGTAGATCCCATCCGTTTCAACCAGGAGGTGGCTTTGTTTGCTGAAAGGAGCGATATTTCAGAGGAGACTGTGCGGCTGGCGAGCCACCTCGCCCAGATGGAGCGGATGATCGACGGGGAAGCTCCCGTGGGGAGGAAGCTAGAGTTTCTCCTCCAGGAGATCCATCGTGAAGCGAATACCATCAGTTCCAAGGCAAATGACGAGGCGATTTCCCACTGGGTGGTGGAAATCAAGGGTGAACTGGAGAAGATGAGAGAGCAGATTCAGAATATCGAATGATTCTGTGAAATTGTGAGATCTTGTGGATGTAGTTTCTTAGGGGGTATGAGATGACACCAAAGCTCCTGAATGTTGGTTTCGGAAACATTGTCGTGGCGTCGAGGGTAGTGGCTATAGTGACGCCGAGTTCGGCTCCCATGAAGCGGCTGAAAGAAGGGGCTAGGGAGGCAGGCAAGCTGATAGACGCCACCCAGGGAAGGAGGACCCGGTCGATAGTGATCACCGACAGCGATCACATCATCCTTTCCGCGGTCCAGGCCGAAACGGTCACACAGCGGTTCATGTCCGATGACAAGCCGTCCAGTAAGGGATAGCAGAGGGATGACCGGCGGAAGGCTCTATGTGGTTTCTGCGCCGTCGGGAACGGGAAAGACGACTCTGCTCAAGAGAGTCATGAGAGAGCTCCCCGGGATGGAATTCTCTGTCTCTTACACCACCAGGCCCCCGCGGCCGGGTGAGAAGGAAGGGATCGATTACCACTTCGTCTCCCCTGAGGAGTTCAGGAGGATGATCGAGGCGGGTGCCTTTGCCGAATGGACCGAGCTCCACGGTAACTATTACGGCACCTCCAGGGACCTCCTCGAGGCGTTCGTGGCCAGGGATGCTGACGTGATCCTGGATGTGGACACCCATGGAGCCCGGCAGATTCGCAGGATGTTTCCCGAGGGAGTCTTCATCTTCATACTCCCCCCCGGAATCGGAGATCTGAGGGAGCGACTCCTGCGGAGGGGGTCCGAAAGCCAGGAGATGATCGACCTTCGGCTCCGGAACGCCTCAACGGAGATGGAGAGGCTGGACGACTACGACTACGTTGTCGTAAACGAAGAGATCGGGGAAGCGGTGGAGAAGATCAAGGCGATCATAATCGCCGAAAGATGCAGGCGACACCGGGTGATGAAGGAACTCGGGCAGCGGCCTTGATCTCCTACTCTCTTAGGACGGCTCCTGTGGCTGCCGAACCCACCAGTTGCGAATAGCGGCGGAGGTATCCTTTCTTGATCTTGGGAGGAGGCTTCCTCCACTGGTTTGCTCTCTGCTCCAGGGTCTTTTCGTCAACATTCAGAGAGATTTTCCTTGCCGGGATGTCGATTTCGATGATGTCCCCCTCTTGAACCAGGGCTAGAGGGCCTCCTTCTGCCGCTTCAGGGGATATGTGGCCTACCGCGGCACCCCGGGTACCTCCTGAAAACCGTCCGTCCGTCAGGAGGGCCACATCCTTGTCGAGTCCCGAGCCGGCAATGGCCGAGGTGGGGGCCAGCATTTCCCTCATTCCCGGCCCCCCTTTTGGGCCCTCGTATCGGATCACGACTACGTCGCCCTTTCTTATGGCCTGCTTTCTTATGCTCTCAACAGCCTCCTCTTCCGAATCGAAGACCCGGGCAGGACCCCGGTGTGACATCATCTCCGTTGCCACGGCCGCCTGCTTCACAACGGCTCCTTCGGGGGCCAGGTTCCCGAACAGGACGACCAGCCCGCCCCTGGATCGATAGGGATAGTTTGCATAGTGGATTACGTCGTGGTCGAAGATCCGTGTATCCTCGAGGTTCTGTTCCATCCTTTTTCCTGTTACCGAAAGGGCGTCCAAGTGGATCAGCCCTCGACCGGCGAGTTCCTTCATGACGGCATAGATGCCGCCCGCGCGGTGGAGGTCCTCCATGTGAAAGGGGCCTGAAGGGGAAAGGGAACAGATCTGCGGGACCTTCTCGCTGAATTCGTTGAATCTCTCCAGATCGATCTTGATCCCCGCCTCATGGGCGATGGCAGGGAGGTGGAGAACAGTATTTGTCGAACCCCCGAGAGCCATATCCACCGCGATGGCGTTTTCAAAGGCCTTCTCGCTCAGGATGTCCGAAGGCCTGATTCCCTTCTCAACAAGAGCGACCACCTGAATCCCCGCCTCCTTGGCCAACCTGATTCTCTCCGCCGACACGGCAGGAGCCGTCCCGTTGTTTCTCAGTGCTATTCCCAAGGCTTCTGAAAGGGAGTTCATCGTATTGGCGGTAAACATGCCGCTGCAACAGCCGGGTCCAGGACATGCCTGGTTCTCGAGCTCGCGAAGCTCATCTTCGTCCATCTGCCCTGAGGCGACCTTCCCGATCGCTTCGAAGACCGTGACGAGATCGACAACGGAGTTGTCCCAATGACCCGCCAGCATGGGCCCCCCGCTCAGGATAAGAGCGGGAATGTCGAGCCGAGCCATGGCCATCATCATTCCAGGAACCACCTTGTCGCAATTCGGGACAAGAACGAGACCATCAAAGGGATGTGCAGAGGCCACAAGCTCAATCGAGTCCGCTATCAGTTCTCTGGAAGCAAGAGAAAATTTCATTCCCTCGTGGCCCATGGCGATTCCGTCGCATATACCGATGGTGGAAAACTCCATGGGAGTTGCACCGGCCAGGCGGATGCCGGCCTTGGCCGCCTCGACCACGCGGTCCAGATGGATGTGGCCGGGTACGAGCTCGTTGGCGGAATTTGCAATACCTATGATCGGCCGACCGAGTTCGTCTTCCGTGTAGCCCATGGCTTTGAAGAGAGACCGGTGCGGTGACCGTTCGAGCCCTCTTTTCATAATGTCCGAACGCATGGCTTCCCTTTCTTCGAGTGGTTTATTTCCGTCAGAATCTAGAGAAATTAACATCTCCTGAAAAAAAGTCAATCGGTTCTTTTTGTGGAGTTGGGACTCGGAATAGACATGGTATCCCCCTGGTGAGGGTTAAGGTGATGGGGAGGTTTGGTTATGGGGAGGTAGGGTTGTGGTTGAGAGAGTGGATATGAGTATGGTAGGACCCGTAGGAATGGATAGAGCGAACGTCCAGAGGTCATAGGCTCTGGGTTGGGAAGAGGTGATCTTTGGATCCCTCTGGTGCTTTGGGAGGCGGTGTGGTTGACCGGAAGGGCATTGCGAATGGAGAGGCAGTGCACGCCGCGAACCCGGATAGCGTCAGGAGCAAGGAAGTATTTGCACAGTGCTCCCTGGGAGTTCCTGAGGAGGATCAGCGATTTGTCATAATTCCG encodes:
- a CDS encoding polyprenyl synthetase family protein, with the protein product MDIHIYLQERKKRVDAALARMLPREMDYPPSLCKAIRYSVLEGGKRIRPILAMAAFDASGGRGDSILPFACALEFIHAYSLVHDDLPAMDNDDLRRGKPTVHRVFGEAVAILVGDALLTEAFRTMSQGALDHGVDAEVAIGIINEVSLGAGFSGLVGGQVVDIESEGRDVDLPTLEYIHSHKTGALIVTSLRTGARLAGAAPEELRAITLYGEKLGLAFQIIDDVLNVVGDSERLGKKVGTDAARKKATYPGLLGTEESRRLANEIIGEGIAHLALFQDRAEPLKEIARYLASRIS
- the xseB gene encoding exodeoxyribonuclease VII small subunit translates to MAGEKFEKALDRLEGIVSRLESGDLDLEESLKLFEEGIRLSHFCSEKLDEAERRVEILLRNREGVLEPQPFELEQGPEGQGEDL
- a CDS encoding DUF370 domain-containing protein produces the protein MTPKLLNVGFGNIVVASRVVAIVTPSSAPMKRLKEGAREAGKLIDATQGRRTRSIVITDSDHIILSAVQAETVTQRFMSDDKPSSKG
- the gmk gene encoding guanylate kinase, which codes for MTGGRLYVVSAPSGTGKTTLLKRVMRELPGMEFSVSYTTRPPRPGEKEGIDYHFVSPEEFRRMIEAGAFAEWTELHGNYYGTSRDLLEAFVARDADVILDVDTHGARQIRRMFPEGVFIFILPPGIGDLRERLLRRGSESQEMIDLRLRNASTEMERLDDYDYVVVNEEIGEAVEKIKAIIIAERCRRHRVMKELGQRP
- the ilvD gene encoding dihydroxy-acid dehydratase, whose protein sequence is MRSDIMKRGLERSPHRSLFKAMGYTEDELGRPIIGIANSANELVPGHIHLDRVVEAAKAGIRLAGATPMEFSTIGICDGIAMGHEGMKFSLASRELIADSIELVASAHPFDGLVLVPNCDKVVPGMMMAMARLDIPALILSGGPMLAGHWDNSVVDLVTVFEAIGKVASGQMDEDELRELENQACPGPGCCSGMFTANTMNSLSEALGIALRNNGTAPAVSAERIRLAKEAGIQVVALVEKGIRPSDILSEKAFENAIAVDMALGGSTNTVLHLPAIAHEAGIKIDLERFNEFSEKVPQICSLSPSGPFHMEDLHRAGGIYAVMKELAGRGLIHLDALSVTGKRMEQNLEDTRIFDHDVIHYANYPYRSRGGLVVLFGNLAPEGAVVKQAAVATEMMSHRGPARVFDSEEEAVESIRKQAIRKGDVVVIRYEGPKGGPGMREMLAPTSAIAGSGLDKDVALLTDGRFSGGTRGAAVGHISPEAAEGGPLALVQEGDIIEIDIPARKISLNVDEKTLEQRANQWRKPPPKIKKGYLRRYSQLVGSAATGAVLRE
- a CDS encoding YicC family protein is translated as MESMTGYGSAEGISQLGSVSVEIRSVNYRFCDITLRLPKKLNAFEGRIRELIKSRFSRGRFDMSLRLDSDQSVGYRLEPDLEMARQYLAALRTIKAELRLRGEIGMDMISRAREIIVPVEEGQVAEAYWEEIKAIIARCLDDLKAMRRREGEELTTDLRNRLRSICGLLEEIKARAPVVVEHYRQRLGQQLQNMLKGTDVDPIRFNQEVALFAERSDISEETVRLASHLAQMERMIDGEAPVGRKLEFLLQEIHREANTISSKANDEAISHWVVEIKGELEKMREQIQNIE
- a CDS encoding 1-deoxy-D-xylulose-5-phosphate synthase, which encodes MPSYLSRLLDQVGGPNDLKGLEPKDLPELAREIREEILSVVSRCGGHLASNLGVVELTIALHRVFDLERDRLVWDVGHQCYAHKLLTGRLEEFQTLRQWGGLSGFPKREESPFDVFGTGHAGTSISSALGIAEAKSMKGEKAKVIAVIGDGSMTAGLAFEGLNQAGMLDRDLIVVLNDNEMSISPNVGALASYLSRVMTGQLANRFRNEMKSFLQTLPGLGQSFYRWAKHAEEFFKGFLTPGVLFEELGFKYVGPIEGHRLDHLIETFENVAEMDGPILVHVITKKGKGYGPAESDPAHFHGVGAFDLRSGRPLQQLSRGRAKTYTEVFGRTLCRMARRDDRVVAITAAMPGGTGLEGFSKKFPNRFYDIGIAEQHAVTFAAGLAVEGFKPFVAIYSTFLQRAYDEIVHDVCLQNLPVAFALDRAGIVGEDGPTHHGVFDFCYLRHIPNMVVMVPKDENELQHVMETARVAQSPLAFRYPRGRGYGVPLDRQWRPIEIGKGELLRHGDHVAILAIGSTVLPSLEAAEELARHGIQAAVVNGRFVKPLDTELICRLSEETGRVLTVEENALEGGFGSAVLELLQARGLDAVKVRRLGIPDVFVEHGPPERLRRIYGIDKAGIFNAVDEWMSEEGRPERKAVVFDLKKISV
- a CDS encoding TlyA family RNA methyltransferase translates to MRPKERLDRLLVERGLASSRQQARALIMAGKVVAGGNPVEKPGTLVRPDISLGLKGRGCPFVSRGGLKLEAALKAFEIDPRGKRAMDVGASTGGFTDCLLQKGAARVFAVDVGYGQLAWRLQQDPRVVNLERTNIRYLDFQEVGEPLDLIVVDTSFISVEKFLSRLRGMVKRGGDLVVLVKPQFEVGRGEVEKGGIIRDRTKQMRVVERVRRAGEELGLVARGVIESPIKGAKGNREFFVHFVRSR
- a CDS encoding exodeoxyribonuclease VII large subunit, producing the protein MAFVPRPIYTVSALTAEITDILESNFDEIWVEGEVSNLRVPPSGHFYFTLKDESSQIQTVIFRSQARSLHFEPEDGLRVICRGRVSVYAQRGQYQLIADLIEIRGVGALQLAFEKLKRRLEAEGLFDRARKKPLPFLPNKIGIVTSPTGAVIRDMLTVLKRRWENVSVLIYPVRVQGDGASEEIARGIGYLDERTDVDVIVVARGGGSLEDLSAFNEEIVARAVQKAEKPVLSAVGHEVDFTICDFVADLRAPTPSAAAELVVRNKAELVFRIQNLRERLIRGVEKVLRRRRDEWTRMQRRLKDPRRRLAELRLRADDRVGRLAGLMGRMLDERRLRLESLVKNLLYRSPRQKVDRLRDSLRQRAERLDSAATDFLSKKRRVLERSMDRLEAMSPLRILRRGYSIVRRIPSMEIVRDSRAVRRGEGVDVRLHQGRLICRVEETKGESGRRSPVVLRLDGAGE
- a CDS encoding DUF4416 family protein, which translates into the protein MGQPRSPKPVKLVMSVITAREDLVEGILADLKGTYGETDFVGPWMVFDFTDYYRPEMGPDLKRRILAFERLIAPETLPSVKHRTNRIEEDYANRGRRRVNIDPGYLSGEHVILATTKAYAHRPYLRDGIYADLTLIYHGKSYRSLDWTYPDYRQPETIRIFNAIRRTYLSQLSGRPEAGTRRGSGGCGTSGPDHLEESTPV